In the genome of Myxococcus stipitatus, one region contains:
- a CDS encoding YafY family protein, whose protein sequence is MRADRLVSLMMLLQSRPKLTAGDLARELQVSERTIHRDLDSLSSSGVPVYATRGASGGVALVEGWKTQLTGLNRAELQALAAIGGAPGRLGDLGLSGPLRSGLVKLAAALPALQQPALEYARQRLHVDASGWFTQKDEVPHLELLREAAWQNQRVSLTYRDFDGKRSRRVVEPYALVLKADRWYLVAGTEAGTRVYRGSRIAGAKVRAETFERPERFDLPAFWREWCSKFLEKRARYEVTLRLTPEAEATLRRMRPPAEGVRFDEGREEGGRKTVVVDFERESIALGQLCEVMRGFEVVAPESLRARLIALASEVLQTHRF, encoded by the coding sequence ATGCGCGCCGACCGACTCGTCAGTCTGATGATGCTGTTGCAGAGCCGCCCGAAGCTGACTGCGGGGGACCTGGCGCGCGAGCTCCAGGTCTCCGAGCGGACCATCCACCGGGACCTCGACTCCCTGTCTTCTTCGGGGGTGCCCGTGTACGCGACGCGCGGGGCGTCCGGGGGTGTGGCCCTGGTGGAGGGATGGAAGACGCAGCTGACAGGCTTGAATCGCGCGGAGCTGCAGGCGCTGGCGGCGATAGGTGGGGCGCCGGGGCGGCTGGGAGACTTGGGGTTGTCGGGGCCGCTGCGCAGTGGGTTGGTGAAGCTGGCGGCGGCACTGCCTGCGTTGCAGCAGCCGGCGTTGGAGTACGCGAGGCAGCGGCTGCATGTGGATGCGTCGGGATGGTTCACGCAGAAGGACGAAGTGCCGCACCTGGAGCTGCTTCGCGAGGCGGCGTGGCAGAACCAACGGGTGTCACTGACGTATCGGGACTTCGACGGCAAGCGGAGTCGGCGGGTCGTGGAGCCCTACGCGCTCGTGCTCAAGGCGGACCGCTGGTACCTCGTCGCGGGGACGGAGGCGGGGACGCGGGTGTATCGGGGCTCGCGCATCGCGGGGGCGAAGGTGCGCGCGGAGACCTTCGAGCGGCCGGAGCGGTTCGACCTGCCCGCGTTCTGGCGGGAGTGGTGCTCGAAGTTCCTGGAGAAGCGTGCGCGGTATGAAGTGACGCTGCGGCTGACGCCGGAGGCGGAGGCCACGCTGCGGCGCATGCGGCCACCGGCGGAGGGTGTTCGCTTCGACGAGGGGCGTGAGGAGGGCGGGAGAAAGACAGTCGTCGTCGACTTCGAGCGGGAGTCGATTGCGCTGGGTCAGCTCTGCGAAGTGATGCGTGGGTTTGAAGTCGTCGCGCCGGAGAGCCTACGGGCGAGATTAATTGCCCTTGCGTCAGAAGTGCTCCAGACGCACCGCTTTTGA
- a CDS encoding serine/threonine protein kinase has protein sequence MHVGKYQLVRKIASGGMAEVYLAKAAGPMGFEKTLVLKRILPHLAEDPAFVEMFLGEARLAAQLEHPNIVQIFDFGEADGSYFLAMELIDGPTLRRLVKRAVEQALPPVMCAKLVALAAEGLAFAHDFCDPVSGEPLGLIHRDVSPDNILVSRQGAVKVVDFGVAKVAGQGHRTQTGVMKGKVAYMPPEQLRTLPLDRRVDVYALGVVLYELLTGKRPFDATTEASTMQAILFEPFTPVVERRPDVPVALQEILERALAKERDERYPDCRALQADLERYLMSAGESVGAYQIAQFVGRLVAEGVGGVVVGSPAHGVMGPRATPRSMVAPAESKPPVPTPRSMVAQAQNEVKPSAPQSLSMEDTLPTTPVPQLAQAVLAGGAASGEGAEARARAPKPAGGRKRTASRPVLPAHPGVAGEVRGTRDGWSTSGVSATVPLQRNEIEQARERVLRESPEAEVADEDHISTGAQAGPLSGRRGSGVLVAVLIAVSIVAVAVLVLFALKGGGGTFIRGNGDSPGGEKPVLPPADGGVGRSDAGAVVLVQPTDAGPPDAGTPDAGPPDAGTPDAGPPDAGQPDAGTPDAGGAGRADGGFTKPGSKTPPPPPPKKKVRLEFRIRPYATVYIGDDKIGETPIEDVVEVEPGRIKFRFYNGEMKRWGDKVEIVRPGTKIHIVKYSFYGDE, from the coding sequence ATGCACGTCGGGAAGTACCAACTCGTCCGGAAGATTGCCTCGGGGGGCATGGCGGAGGTCTATCTCGCGAAGGCCGCCGGCCCGATGGGGTTCGAGAAGACGCTCGTCCTGAAGCGGATCCTGCCGCATCTGGCGGAGGACCCGGCGTTCGTGGAGATGTTCCTGGGGGAGGCGCGGCTGGCCGCGCAGCTGGAGCATCCGAACATCGTCCAGATTTTCGACTTCGGCGAGGCGGACGGCAGCTACTTCCTGGCGATGGAGCTCATCGACGGGCCCACGCTGCGGCGGCTGGTGAAGCGCGCGGTGGAGCAGGCGTTGCCGCCGGTGATGTGCGCGAAGCTGGTGGCGCTCGCGGCGGAGGGCCTGGCGTTCGCGCATGACTTCTGTGACCCGGTGTCGGGAGAGCCCTTGGGGTTGATTCACCGCGACGTGAGCCCGGACAACATCCTGGTGTCGCGGCAGGGCGCGGTGAAGGTGGTGGACTTCGGTGTGGCGAAGGTGGCGGGGCAGGGGCACCGCACGCAGACCGGGGTGATGAAGGGGAAGGTCGCGTACATGCCGCCGGAGCAGCTGCGCACGCTGCCGCTGGACCGGCGGGTGGATGTGTACGCGCTGGGGGTGGTGCTGTACGAGCTGCTGACGGGGAAGCGTCCGTTCGACGCGACGACCGAGGCGAGCACGATGCAGGCCATCCTGTTCGAGCCCTTCACGCCGGTGGTGGAGCGGCGGCCGGACGTGCCGGTGGCGTTGCAGGAGATTCTCGAGCGGGCGTTGGCGAAGGAGCGCGACGAGCGCTATCCGGATTGCCGGGCGCTGCAGGCGGACCTCGAGCGGTATCTGATGTCCGCGGGTGAGTCGGTGGGGGCGTATCAGATCGCTCAGTTCGTGGGGCGGCTGGTGGCGGAGGGGGTGGGGGGCGTGGTGGTGGGTTCGCCCGCGCATGGGGTGATGGGGCCCAGGGCCACGCCTCGGTCGATGGTGGCGCCCGCGGAGTCGAAGCCGCCAGTGCCGACGCCTCGGTCGATGGTGGCTCAGGCGCAGAACGAGGTGAAGCCGTCCGCGCCGCAGTCGTTGTCCATGGAGGACACGCTGCCGACGACGCCGGTCCCGCAGCTCGCCCAGGCGGTGTTGGCGGGAGGGGCTGCGAGTGGCGAAGGCGCGGAGGCGCGAGCGCGTGCGCCGAAGCCCGCGGGAGGACGGAAGAGGACGGCTTCGCGTCCGGTGTTGCCGGCGCATCCGGGAGTGGCTGGAGAGGTCCGGGGGACGCGCGACGGGTGGAGCACGTCGGGTGTGTCCGCGACGGTTCCGCTTCAGCGGAATGAGATTGAACAGGCCCGGGAGAGGGTGCTGCGTGAGTCGCCGGAAGCGGAGGTGGCTGATGAAGACCACATCTCCACGGGCGCTCAAGCCGGGCCGCTGTCAGGCCGTCGGGGTTCGGGAGTGTTGGTCGCGGTGCTCATCGCGGTGAGCATTGTGGCGGTGGCGGTCCTGGTGTTGTTTGCCCTCAAGGGGGGAGGCGGCACCTTCATTCGGGGAAATGGAGATTCGCCGGGTGGTGAAAAGCCTGTGCTCCCGCCAGCTGACGGCGGGGTGGGGCGCAGTGATGCTGGTGCTGTAGTCCTGGTGCAGCCGACGGACGCCGGACCGCCGGATGCAGGGACACCGGACGCCGGACCGCCGGATGCAGGGACACCGGACGCCGGACCACCGGATGCGGGACAACCAGATGCTGGGACGCCCGACGCGGGTGGGGCAGGGCGCGCGGACGGCGGATTCACGAAACCTGGATCAAAGACGCCTCCTCCTCCTCCTCCGAAGAAGAAGGTGAGGCTGGAGTTCCGTATCCGTCCCTATGCCACCGTCTATATCGGTGACGACAAGATCGGGGAGACTCCCATTGAAGATGTCGTCGAGGTGGAACCGGGAAGAATCAAATTCCGATTCTACAACGGAGAAATGAAGCGCTGGGGAGACAAGGTCGAAATTGTGAGGCCCGGCACCAAGATCCACATCGTCAAGTACAGCTTCTACGGCGATGAATAG
- a CDS encoding secondary thiamine-phosphate synthase enzyme YjbQ, with protein sequence MKTLTEYLWFETKQRRELVRLTDTVASLVRKSGIQEGMVLVSAMHITAGVFVNDDESGLHEDIWEWLQALAPSGPDYRHHRTGEDNGDAHLKSMLVHHQVIIPVTEGKLDLGPWQQVFYAEFDGQRRKRVIVKVMGE encoded by the coding sequence ATGAAGACCCTGACGGAGTATCTCTGGTTCGAGACGAAGCAGCGGCGTGAGCTGGTCCGCCTCACCGACACGGTGGCCTCGCTGGTGCGCAAGAGCGGCATCCAGGAGGGCATGGTGCTCGTCTCCGCCATGCACATCACCGCGGGCGTCTTCGTCAACGATGACGAGTCCGGACTCCATGAGGACATCTGGGAGTGGCTCCAGGCACTCGCGCCCTCGGGGCCGGACTATCGCCACCACCGCACGGGCGAGGACAACGGCGACGCCCACCTCAAGTCCATGCTCGTCCATCACCAGGTCATCATCCCCGTCACCGAGGGCAAGCTGGACCTGGGGCCGTGGCAGCAGGTGTTCTACGCGGAGTTCGACGGCCAGCGCCGCAAGCGCGTCATCGTGAAGGTGATGGGCGAGTAG
- a CDS encoding serine/threonine-protein kinase, with the protein MPPKVIGPYRVLQTLGSGGAGTVYRALDRRSNDEVALKLLSAGPALDERAARRLAREFETLADLSHPNVVKVFEAGVHQGWPYLAMELIEGLTLRHYLDIRGDDLISPLSASTPRGLLSVRRTVDDDFGPGSDSFSDSMGEPRPAMDGLFSMDAFNEEPPSEDLNSYGASDPLESESESDDSLDGFDLPLPPPRKPPDPSRSLREEDLNRPERMGRLKDTMLQLCEALAYIHGHGLVHRDLKPSNVMVDEDRQVRLMDFGLAKFLADDVAITEAGKMVGTYRYMAPEQILGEPLDGRSDLYSLGVILYELLSGRPPFDAKTPHELWRQVLETEPPPVLALNLHGDPQFARVAHRLIRKEPDDRFQTAEEVYEALSE; encoded by the coding sequence ATGCCCCCGAAGGTCATCGGTCCCTACCGAGTCCTCCAGACGCTCGGCAGCGGCGGCGCGGGCACCGTGTACCGGGCCTTGGACCGCCGCAGCAACGACGAAGTCGCACTCAAGCTGCTCTCGGCCGGCCCCGCGCTGGACGAGCGCGCGGCTCGACGACTCGCGCGCGAATTCGAGACGCTCGCGGACCTGTCCCACCCCAACGTGGTCAAGGTCTTCGAGGCGGGCGTCCACCAGGGGTGGCCCTACCTCGCCATGGAGCTCATCGAGGGCCTGACGCTGCGCCACTACCTGGACATCCGAGGGGACGACCTCATCTCCCCCTTGAGCGCCTCCACGCCTCGCGGGCTGCTCTCCGTGCGGCGCACCGTGGACGACGACTTCGGCCCGGGCAGCGACAGCTTCTCCGACTCGATGGGAGAGCCCCGCCCCGCGATGGACGGCCTCTTCAGCATGGACGCCTTCAACGAGGAGCCGCCCAGCGAGGACCTCAACAGCTACGGCGCCTCCGACCCGCTCGAGTCCGAGTCGGAGTCCGACGATTCGCTGGACGGCTTCGACCTCCCGCTTCCTCCCCCGCGCAAGCCGCCGGACCCGTCGCGGTCGCTGCGCGAGGAGGACCTCAACCGCCCGGAGCGGATGGGCCGGCTGAAGGACACGATGCTCCAGCTGTGCGAGGCCCTGGCCTACATCCATGGGCATGGCCTGGTGCACCGCGACCTCAAGCCCTCCAACGTGATGGTGGACGAGGACCGGCAGGTGCGGCTGATGGACTTCGGGCTGGCCAAGTTCCTCGCGGACGACGTGGCCATCACCGAGGCCGGCAAGATGGTGGGCACGTACCGCTACATGGCGCCCGAGCAGATTCTCGGAGAGCCGCTGGATGGGCGCTCGGACCTGTACAGCCTGGGCGTCATCCTCTATGAGCTGCTCAGCGGGCGGCCCCCCTTCGATGCGAAGACGCCGCACGAGCTGTGGCGGCAGGTGCTGGAGACAGAGCCTCCGCCGGTGCTGGCGCTGAACCTTCATGGGGACCCGCAGTTCGCACGCGTGGCCCACCGCCTCATCCGCAAGGAGCCGGACGACCGGTTCCAGACGGCCGAGGAAGTCTACGAGGCACTTTCCGAGTGA
- a CDS encoding S28 family serine protease: MDSTEVGVPQSQTESPGTDEAASSEDILNRLRAIPGLTVVRETASPIPDTRFFELSFEEPADHRRPHGERFPLSLTLLHRSVTAPMVLHSTGYGGHSFPAQFEPAALLGANQLVVEHRFFATSRPASNNWRHLNIWQSANDLHRIIQALKPLYPERWLTEGASKGGMTSVYHRYFFPNDVDATVAYVAPNSYGVEDARYIHFLHQVGDEACRARIRALQQDALRRREELLPLLEQSATSTGDTFHRLGLDRSLEFAITELPFAFWQYSRAERCAEIPLPGAPAETVFNFIDSISPFVFGYSDSALSFYEPYYYQAATELGAYRLPTWHLRGLLRYPGQNTPATYVSFPITEDFDETLMFRVQHWLWHEGSRMLSLPGFCGHRR, encoded by the coding sequence GTGGATTCCACGGAAGTGGGGGTCCCACAATCCCAGACAGAGAGCCCGGGGACGGACGAAGCCGCCAGCTCCGAGGACATCCTCAATCGGCTCCGGGCCATCCCGGGCCTCACCGTGGTGAGGGAAACCGCCTCGCCGATTCCTGACACACGCTTCTTCGAGCTGTCCTTCGAGGAGCCCGCGGACCATCGGCGCCCCCATGGGGAGCGATTCCCGCTGAGCCTGACACTGCTCCACCGGTCTGTCACCGCCCCCATGGTCCTGCACTCCACCGGCTACGGCGGCCACAGCTTCCCCGCCCAGTTCGAACCCGCTGCGCTGCTCGGCGCGAACCAGCTCGTGGTGGAGCACCGCTTCTTCGCGACCTCTCGCCCCGCGTCCAACAACTGGAGGCACCTCAACATCTGGCAGAGCGCCAACGACCTGCACCGCATCATCCAGGCCCTCAAGCCGCTCTACCCCGAGCGGTGGCTCACCGAGGGCGCGAGCAAGGGCGGCATGACTTCCGTCTACCACCGCTACTTCTTCCCCAACGACGTGGACGCCACGGTGGCCTACGTGGCCCCCAACTCCTACGGCGTGGAGGATGCGCGCTACATCCACTTCCTCCATCAGGTCGGGGACGAGGCGTGCCGTGCGAGAATTCGCGCCCTCCAGCAAGACGCCCTGCGCCGACGTGAGGAGCTGCTCCCCCTCCTGGAGCAATCAGCAACATCCACCGGCGACACGTTCCATCGCCTGGGCCTGGACCGGTCCTTGGAGTTCGCCATCACCGAGCTGCCGTTCGCCTTCTGGCAATACTCCCGCGCGGAACGGTGCGCGGAGATTCCCCTTCCCGGCGCCCCCGCAGAGACGGTCTTCAACTTCATCGACAGCATCTCCCCGTTCGTGTTCGGCTACAGCGACTCCGCCCTCTCGTTCTACGAGCCCTATTACTACCAGGCCGCCACGGAGCTGGGCGCGTACCGCCTCCCTACCTGGCATCTGCGGGGCCTGCTGCGATACCCGGGCCAGAACACTCCCGCGACCTACGTGTCCTTCCCCATCACCGAGGACTTCGACGAAACCCTCATGTTCCGTGTACAGCACTGGCTCTGGCACGAGGGGAGCCGGATGTTGAGCCTCCCCGGGTTTTGTGGACACCGGAGATGA
- a CDS encoding RluA family pseudouridine synthase, whose protein sequence is MNPSTLHTFTVDADKAGQRVDLFVGEALSLSRARLKRLFESGAVKVNGRPAKKGLTLTAGQSVAVVVEEETREALPDEDFPLTVLHEDAALVFVDKPAGRPSHPLQSGETGTVANALVARFPECAQASVDPREGGLCHRLDVETSGVVVAARSRTAWNTVREAFSERTVDKRYLALVTGPLVDEGDIDLPLRHHPRHPDRVEPAPHGAEDAREALSRFRVLSRVGEHSLVEVRILTGVLHQVRAHMAGIGAPIVGDTLYGGREAPELGRFFLHARALGLPHPVTKKPMHVTSPLPPELRAELERLGLPLPRGEKEDATP, encoded by the coding sequence GTGAATCCCTCCACGCTTCACACCTTCACCGTGGACGCCGACAAGGCGGGCCAGCGGGTAGACCTCTTCGTGGGCGAGGCGCTGAGCCTGTCGCGCGCCCGCCTCAAGCGGCTCTTCGAGTCCGGCGCCGTGAAGGTCAACGGCCGCCCCGCGAAGAAGGGCCTCACCCTCACCGCCGGACAGAGCGTCGCGGTGGTGGTGGAAGAGGAGACGCGCGAGGCCCTGCCCGACGAGGACTTCCCGCTCACCGTGCTGCACGAGGACGCCGCGCTCGTCTTCGTCGACAAGCCCGCGGGCCGGCCCTCGCATCCGCTCCAGTCCGGCGAGACGGGCACCGTGGCCAATGCACTCGTCGCCCGCTTCCCCGAGTGCGCGCAGGCCTCGGTGGACCCTCGTGAAGGCGGACTGTGTCACCGCCTGGACGTGGAGACCTCCGGCGTCGTCGTCGCCGCGCGCTCCCGGACGGCCTGGAACACGGTGCGCGAGGCGTTCAGCGAGCGCACCGTGGACAAGCGCTACCTCGCGTTGGTGACGGGGCCGCTCGTGGACGAGGGCGACATCGACCTGCCCCTGCGCCACCACCCGCGCCATCCGGACCGCGTGGAGCCCGCGCCCCACGGCGCCGAGGACGCACGCGAGGCCCTGTCCCGCTTCCGGGTGCTGTCCCGCGTGGGAGAGCACAGCCTGGTGGAGGTGCGCATCCTCACCGGCGTGCTGCACCAGGTGCGAGCGCACATGGCGGGCATCGGCGCGCCCATCGTCGGAGACACACTCTACGGAGGACGCGAGGCACCGGAGCTCGGGCGCTTCTTCCTGCACGCGCGCGCGCTGGGCCTCCCGCATCCCGTGACGAAGAAGCCCATGCATGTCACCAGTCCCCTGCCCCCGGAGCTGCGCGCGGAGCTGGAGCGACTGGGACTGCCCCTGCCCCGGGGCGAGAAGGAAGACGCAACACCGTGA
- the rpsD gene encoding 30S ribosomal protein S4: protein MARELGPRGKMCRRLGIPLSRISAKDPDKDPVLRRPYPPGQHGATARMGNSDFARRLREKQKLKLYYGLQEKQCRRVFLEARRSPGNTGTVLLQLLESRLDALVLRAGLATSIRQARQFVRHGYFQVNGAATDIPSFRVKPGSEVRYHSAHLKRVIVRESFERMKGRVVPPYLQVLGEGEGMRYLRLPEREEIPIDVNEPFIVEFYAQRS, encoded by the coding sequence ATGGCGCGAGAACTGGGACCGAGGGGGAAGATGTGCCGGCGGCTAGGGATTCCCCTCTCGAGAATCAGCGCGAAGGACCCGGACAAGGACCCGGTGCTGCGTCGGCCCTACCCTCCGGGGCAGCACGGCGCGACGGCGCGCATGGGCAACAGCGACTTCGCGCGGCGGCTGAGGGAGAAGCAGAAGCTGAAGCTGTACTACGGGCTGCAGGAGAAGCAGTGCCGACGTGTGTTCCTGGAGGCGCGGAGGTCACCGGGCAACACGGGCACGGTGCTGTTGCAGCTCCTCGAAAGCCGTCTGGACGCACTGGTGCTGCGCGCGGGGCTGGCCACCAGCATCCGCCAGGCGCGGCAGTTCGTCCGGCATGGGTACTTCCAGGTCAACGGCGCGGCCACGGACATCCCCAGCTTCCGCGTGAAGCCGGGCAGCGAGGTCCGCTATCACTCCGCGCATCTGAAGCGGGTCATCGTGCGTGAGTCGTTCGAGCGGATGAAGGGGCGCGTCGTGCCGCCCTACCTTCAGGTGCTGGGTGAGGGCGAAGGGATGCGCTACCTGCGCCTCCCCGAGCGCGAGGAGATTCCCATCGATGTGAATGAGCCGTTCATCGTCGAGTTCTACGCCCAGCGCAGCTGA